The following proteins are co-located in the Desulfobacterales bacterium genome:
- the phoU gene encoding phosphate signaling complex protein PhoU has product MERHFLKELENLKMTILNMAALTQRALEKATTAYLERDDKLAQTVIAGDKEINALEVQVDQYTLKLVALEQPMAKDLRTIMGIAKISNELERIADQAVNVSERSQFLCKYPPLETIPAMDQLIDVSLAMFKKAVSCFVNEDTQSAYEIRKMDDRADEYTLEVLHTLVEYMVENTPESERRRLNTRRSIQTIIISRCLERVCDLSTNIGEHVAFITEGINIKHQYMGGKE; this is encoded by the coding sequence ATGGAACGCCATTTCCTGAAAGAGCTTGAAAACCTCAAAATGACCATTCTCAATATGGCCGCGCTGACCCAGCGCGCCCTGGAGAAAGCCACCACCGCCTACCTGGAAAGGGATGACAAGCTGGCGCAGACGGTGATTGCCGGGGACAAAGAGATCAATGCCCTCGAAGTCCAGGTGGATCAATACACACTCAAGCTGGTGGCCCTTGAGCAGCCCATGGCCAAGGATCTGCGGACCATCATGGGAATCGCCAAAATCAGCAATGAGCTCGAACGCATCGCCGACCAGGCGGTCAATGTCAGTGAGCGGAGTCAATTCCTCTGCAAATATCCGCCGCTTGAGACCATCCCGGCCATGGACCAGCTAATCGATGTGAGCCTGGCCATGTTTAAAAAGGCCGTATCCTGTTTTGTCAATGAGGATACCCAATCCGCCTATGAAATCCGGAAAATGGATGACCGGGCCGATGAATACACCCTGGAGGTGCTGCACACCCTGGTGGAATACATGGTGGAAAACACCCCGGAAAGCGAGCGCAGGCGTTTAAACACCCGGCGCTCCATTCAGACCATCATTATCTCCCGCTGCCTGGAACGGGTCTGCGATCTGTCCACCAACATCGGCGAACATGTCGCTTTTATCACCGAAGGCATTAACATCAAGCATCAGTATATGGGCGGGAAAGAATAA
- the pstB gene encoding phosphate ABC transporter ATP-binding protein PstB, translating into MEKPDKIVTTQLNFFYGDFKALEDITVGFKKNQVSALIGPSGCGKSTFLRCLNRMNDLIPGTAVEGEIHIDGENIYGQNIDVVHLRRRVGMVFQKPNPFPKTIFDNVAYGLRVNGIKKKKTVAERVEKSLKQAALWEEVKDRLNASALGLSGGQQQRLCIARALSVGPEVILMDEPASALDPIATQKIEDLVHELKKNFTIIIVTHNMQQAARVSDITAFFYMGKLIETGETETMFTRPKLKQTEDYITGRFG; encoded by the coding sequence ATGGAAAAACCGGATAAAATTGTCACCACGCAGCTAAATTTCTTTTACGGCGATTTCAAGGCGCTTGAAGATATTACCGTTGGATTCAAAAAAAACCAGGTATCTGCCCTGATCGGCCCTTCGGGGTGCGGCAAAAGCACGTTCCTCAGGTGCCTGAACCGGATGAACGATTTAATCCCCGGCACGGCGGTAGAAGGCGAAATCCATATTGACGGCGAAAATATCTACGGGCAGAATATTGATGTGGTGCATCTGCGCCGTCGCGTGGGCATGGTCTTTCAAAAACCCAACCCCTTTCCCAAAACCATTTTTGACAATGTGGCCTACGGACTGCGGGTAAACGGCATCAAGAAGAAAAAAACCGTTGCCGAACGGGTTGAGAAAAGCCTGAAACAGGCCGCCCTATGGGAGGAGGTCAAAGACCGGCTGAACGCCTCCGCCTTAGGCCTGTCCGGCGGCCAGCAGCAGCGGCTCTGCATTGCCCGGGCGCTTTCGGTGGGACCTGAAGTCATTTTAATGGATGAACCCGCCTCCGCGCTGGACCCGATTGCAACCCAAAAAATTGAGGATCTGGTCCATGAACTGAAAAAGAATTTTACCATCATCATTGTCACCCATAACATGCAGCAGGCTGCCCGCGTTTCGGACATCACGGCGTTTTTTTACATGGGCAAACTCATTGAGACCGGGGAAACGGAAACCATGTTTACCCGGCCCAAACTGAAACAGACAGAAGACTATATTACCGGCCGCTTCGGCTGA